From a single Piliocolobus tephrosceles isolate RC106 chromosome 21, ASM277652v3, whole genome shotgun sequence genomic region:
- the PAFAH1B3 gene encoding platelet-activating factor acetylhydrolase IB subunit gamma isoform X1 produces MSREENPASKPTPVQDVQGDGRWMSLHHRFVADSKDKEPEVVFIGDSLVQLMHQCEIWRELFSPLHALNFGIGGDGTQHVLWRLENGELEHIRPKIVVVWVGTNNHGHTAEQVTGGIKAIVQLVNERQPQARVVVLGLLPRGQHPNPLREKNRRVNELVRAALAGHPRAHFLDADPGFVHSDGTISHHDMYDYLHLSRLGYTPVCRALHSLLLRLLAQDQGQGAPLLEPTP; encoded by the exons ATGAGCCGAGAGGAGAACCCAGCCAGCAAGCCCACGCCGGTGCAGGACGTACAGGGCGACGGGCGCTGGATGTCCCTG CACCATCGGTTCGTGGCTGACAGCAAAGATAAGGAACCCGAGGTCGTCTTCATCGGGGACTCCTTGGTCCAGCTAATGCACCAGTGCGAG ATCTGGCGGGAGCTCTTTTCTCCTCTGCATGCACTTAACTTTGGCATCGGTGGTGACGGCACACAGCATGTACTGTGGCGGCTGGAGAATGGGGAGCTGGAACACATCCGGCCCAAG ATTGTGGTGGTCTGGGTGGGCACCAACAACCACGGACACACAGCAGAGCAGGTGACTGGTGGCATCAAGGCCATTGTGCAACTGGTGAATGAGCGGCAGCCCCAGGCCCGGGTTGTGGTGCTG GGTCTGCTTCCGCGAGGCCAGCATCCCAACCCACTTCGGGAGAAGAACCGACGAGTGAATGAGCTGGTACGGGCAGCACTGGCTGGTCACCCTCGGGCCCACTTCCTAGATGCCGACCCTGGCTTTGTGCACTCAGATGGCACCATCAGCCACCATGACATGTATGATTACCTACATCTGAGCCGCCTGGGCTACACACCTGTGTGCCGGGCTCTGCACTCCCTGCTTCTGCGTCTGCTGGCCCAAGACCAGGGCCAAGGTGCTCCCCTGCTGGAGCCCACACCCTAA
- the PAFAH1B3 gene encoding platelet-activating factor acetylhydrolase IB subunit gamma isoform X2, giving the protein MSREENPASKPTPVQDVQGDGRWMSLHHRFVADSKDKEPEVVFIGDSLVQLMHQCEIWRELFSPLHALNFGIGGDGTQHVLWRLENGELEHIRPKIVVVWVGTNNHGHTAEQVTGGIKAIVQLGLLPRGQHPNPLREKNRRVNELVRAALAGHPRAHFLDADPGFVHSDGTISHHDMYDYLHLSRLGYTPVCRALHSLLLRLLAQDQGQGAPLLEPTP; this is encoded by the exons ATGAGCCGAGAGGAGAACCCAGCCAGCAAGCCCACGCCGGTGCAGGACGTACAGGGCGACGGGCGCTGGATGTCCCTG CACCATCGGTTCGTGGCTGACAGCAAAGATAAGGAACCCGAGGTCGTCTTCATCGGGGACTCCTTGGTCCAGCTAATGCACCAGTGCGAG ATCTGGCGGGAGCTCTTTTCTCCTCTGCATGCACTTAACTTTGGCATCGGTGGTGACGGCACACAGCATGTACTGTGGCGGCTGGAGAATGGGGAGCTGGAACACATCCGGCCCAAG ATTGTGGTGGTCTGGGTGGGCACCAACAACCACGGACACACAGCAGAGCAGGTGACTGGTGGCATCAAGGCCATTGTGCAACTG GGTCTGCTTCCGCGAGGCCAGCATCCCAACCCACTTCGGGAGAAGAACCGACGAGTGAATGAGCTGGTACGGGCAGCACTGGCTGGTCACCCTCGGGCCCACTTCCTAGATGCCGACCCTGGCTTTGTGCACTCAGATGGCACCATCAGCCACCATGACATGTATGATTACCTACATCTGAGCCGCCTGGGCTACACACCTGTGTGCCGGGCTCTGCACTCCCTGCTTCTGCGTCTGCTGGCCCAAGACCAGGGCCAAGGTGCTCCCCTGCTGGAGCCCACACCCTAA
- the CIC gene encoding protein capicua homolog isoform X7, translating into MYSAHRPLMPASTAASRGLGMFVWTNVEPRSVAVFPWHSLVPFLAPSQPDPSVQPSEAQQPASHPVASNQSKEPAESAAVAHERPPGGTGSADPGRPPGATCPESPGPGPPHPLGVVEPGKGPPPTTEEEAPGPPGEPRLDSETESDHDDAFLSIMSPEIQLPLPPGKRRTQSLSALPKERDSSSEKDGRSPNKREKDHIRRPMNAFMIFSKRHRALVHQRHPNQDNRTVSKILGEWWYALGPKEKQKYHDLAFQVKEAHFKAHPDWKWCNKDRKKSSSEAKPTSLGLAGGHKETRERSMSETGTAAAPGVSSELLSVAAQTLLSSDAKVPGSSSCGAERLHAVGGPGSARPRAFSHSGVHSLDGGEVDSQALQELTQMVSGPASYSGPKPSTQYGAPGPFAAPGEGGALAATGRPSLLPTRASRSQRAASEDMTSDEERMVICEEEGDDDVIADDGFGTTDIDLKCKERVTDSESGDSSGEDPEGNKGFGRKVFSPVIRSSFTHCRPPLDPEPPGPPDPPVAFGKGYGSTPSSSASSPASSSASAATSFSLGSGTFKAQESGQGSTAGPLRPPLPGAGGPATPSKATRFLPTDPATFRRKRPESVGGLEPPGPSVIAAPPSGGGSILQTLVLPPNKEEQEGGGARVPSAPAPSLAYGAPAAPLSRPAATMVTNVVRPVSSTPVPIASKPFPTSGRAEASPNDTAGARTEMGTGSRVPGGSPLGVSLVYSDKKSAAATSPAPHLVAGPLLGTVGKAPATVTNLLVGTPGYGAPAPPAVQFIAQGAPGSGTTVGSGAGAGSGPNGPVPLGILQPGALGKAGGITQVQYILPTLPQQLQVAPAPAPAPGTKAATPSGPAPTTSIRFTLPPGTSTNGKVLAATAPTPGIPILQSVPSAPPPKAQSVSPVQAPPPGGSAQLLPGKVLVPLAAPSMSVRGGGAGQPLPLVSPPFSVPVQNGAQPPSKIIQLTPVPVSTPSGLVPPLSPATLPGPTSQPQKVLLPSSTRITYVQSAGGHALPLGTSPASSQAGTVTSYGPTSSVALGFTSLGPSGPAFVQPLLSAGQAPLLAPGQVGVSPVPSPQLPPACAAPGGPVITAFYSGSPAPTSSAPLAQPSQAPPSLVYTVATSTTPPAATILPKGPPAPATATPAPTSPFPSATAGSMTYSLVAPKAQRPSPKAPQKVKAAIASIPVGSFEAGASGRPGPAPRQPLEPGPVREPTAPECELEGQPTPPAPPPAPETWTPTARSSPPPPPPAEERTSAKGPETMASKFPSSSSDWRVPGQGLENRGEPPTPPSPAPAPAVAPGGSTESSSGRAAGDTPERKEAAGTGKKVKVRPPPLKKTFDSVDNRVLSEVDFEERFAELPEFRPEEVLPSPTLQSLATSPRAILGSYRKKRKNSTDLDSAPEDPTSPKRKMRRRSSCSSEPNTPKSAKCEGDIFTFDRTGTEAEDVLGELEYEKVPYSSLRRTLDQRRALVMQLFQDHGFFPSAQATAAFQARYADIFPSKVCLQLKIREVRQKIMQAATPTEQPPGAEPPLPVPPPTGTAAAPAPTPSPAGGPDPTSPSSDSGTVQAAPPLPPPPESGPGQPGWEGAPQSSPPPPGPSTAATGR; encoded by the exons ATGTATTCGGCCCACAGGCCCCTGATGCCCGCGTCCACCGCGGCCTCCCGTGGCCTCGGCATGTTCG TGTGGACGAATGTGGAACCTCGCTCTGTGGCTGTGTTCCCCTGGCACTCCTTAGTCCCCTTCCTGGCACCCAGCCAGCCTGACCCCTCCGTGCAGCCGAGCGAGGCCCAGCAACCTGCCAGTCACCCAGTGGCCTCCAACCAGAGCAAAG AACCTGCTGAGTCGGCAGCTGTTGCTCATGAAAGGCCACCAGGTGGGACAGGGAGTGCTGACCCTGGGCGGCCCCCCGGAGCCACATGCCCTGAGAGCCCAGGACCCGGACCCCCACACCCTTTGGGGGTGGTGGAACCTGGTAAGGGTCCGCCTCCCACCACAGAGGAGGAGGCCCCTGGCCCCCCAGGAGAGCCCCGACTGGACAGTGAGACAGAGAGTGACCATGATGATGC CTTCCTCTCCATCATGTCTCCTGAGATCCAGTTGCCTCTACCGCCCGGAAAACGTCGGACCCAGTCCCTCAGTGCCCTACCCAAGGAACGGGACTCATCTTCTGAGAAGGATGGACGCAGCCCCAACAAG CGGGAGAAGGACCACATCCGGCGGCCCATGAATGCCTTCATGATCTTCAGCAAGCGGCACCGGGCCCTGGTCCACCAGCGTCATCCCAACCAGGACAACCGGACCGTCAGCAAGATCCTGGGCGAGTGGTGGTACGCCTTGGGGCCCAAGGAGAAGCAGAAGTACCACGACCTGGCCTTCCAG GTGAAGGAGGCCCACTTCAAGGCCCACCCAGATTGGAAGTGGTGCAACAAGGACCGAAAGAAGTCCAGCTCGGAGGCCAAGCCCACGAGCCTGGGGCTGGCAGGAGGGCACAAGGAGACGCGGGAGCGGAGCATGTCGGAGACGGGCACTGCCGCTGCCCCTGGGG TGTCCTCTGAGCTCCTGTCTGTCGCAGCCCAGACACTCCTGAGCTCGGACGCCAAGGTTCCGGGGAGCAGCTCCTGTGGGGCAGAACGGCTACACGCAGTTGGGGGACCTGGCTCAGCTCGGCCCCGAGCTTTCTCTCACAGTGGGGTACACAGCCTGGATGGCGGCGAAGTAGACAGTCAGGCACTACAGGAACTGACGCAG ATGGTGTCTGGCCCTGCATCATACTCTGGCCCAAAGCCTTCTACCCAGTATGGAGCTCCAGGTCCCTTTGCAGCCCCCGGTGAGGGAGGTGCCTTGGCGGCCACCGGGCGGCCTTCGCTGCTGCCCACCCGAGCTTCTCGTTCTCAGCGTGCGGCCAGTGAGGACATGACGAGTGATGAGGAGCGCATGGTCATCTGTGAGGAGGAAGGGGATGATGATGTCATTG CTGATGATGGCTTTGGCACCACTGACATTGATCTCAAGTGCAAGGAGCGGGTGACCGACAGCGAGAGTGGGGACAGCTCTGGGGAGGACCCAGAGGGCAACAAG GGCTTTGGTCGGAAGGTGTTTTCACCTGTGATCCGTTCCTCCTTTACCCACTGCCGTCCCCCACTGGACCCTGAGCCCCCAGGGCCCCCAGATCCTCCTGTAGCCTTTGGCAAAGGCTATGGTTCCACCCCATCCTCCTCTGCGTCCTCGCctgcttcctcctcagcctcggcAGCCACCTCCTTCTCACTGGGCTCAGGAACTTTCAAGGCCCAGGAGTCTGGTCAGGGCAGCACAGCGGGCCCCCTACGGCCCCCACTCCCTGGGGCTGGGGGTCCAGCGACACCTTCCAAGGCAACCCGGTTCCTCCCAACGGATCCTGCCACCTTCCGGCGCAAGAGACCTGAAAGTGTGGGTGGCCTGGAGCCGCCAGGCCCCTCAGTCATCGCGGCCCCTCCCAGCGGAGGAGGAAGCATTCTGCAGACACTGGTGCTGCCCCCAAACAAGGAGGAGCAAGAGGGTGGCGGAGCCAGAGTGCCCTCTGCCCCCGCCCCATCACTGGCCTACGGGGCCCCAGCAGCTCCCCTGTCCCGTCCTGCCGCCACCATGGTCACCAACGTGGTGCGGCCTGTCAGCAGCACTCCTGTGCCCATTGCCTCTAAGCCCTTCCCTACCTCTGGCCGGGCTGAGGCGTCTCCAAATGACACAGCAGGTGCCAGGACTGAAATGGGCACTGGGTCTCGGGTGCCTGGGGGCTCCCCGCTGGGTGTCAGCTTAGTGTATTCGGACAAGAAGTCGGCAGCAGCCACCTCACCAGCCCCACACTTGGTGGCTGGACCCCTGCTGGGCACTGTGGGAAAGGCGCCTGCCACTGTCACTAACCTACTGGTGGGCACCCCGGGGTATGGGGCCCCTGCGCCCCCTGCTGTCCAGTTCATTGCCCAGGGGGCCCCTGGCAGTGGGACCACTGTGGGCTCAGGAGCAGGTGCTGGGAGTGGCCCGAATGGGCCAGTACCCCTGGGCATCCTGCAGCCAGGTGCCCTGGGCAAGGCTGGGGGAATCACCCAGGTACAGTACATCCTGCCCACGCTGCCCCAGCAGCTTCAGGTGGCACCTGCCCCAGCACCAGCCCCTGGGACCAAGGCAGCGACTCCCAGCGGCCCTGCACCCACCACCAGCATCCGTTTCACCCTCCCACCGGGCACTTCCACCAACGGCAAAGTCTTGGCTGCCACTGCACCCACTCCTGGCATCCCCATCCTGCAGTCTGTACCCTCCGCCCCACCCCCCAAAG CCCAGTCAGTTTCTCCTGTGCAGGCCCCGCCCCCAGGTGGCTCAGCCCAACTGCTGCCTGGGAAGGTCCTAGTGCCCCTGGCCGCCCCTAGCATGTCAGTGCGGGGTGGAGGGGCCGGCCAGCCGCTGCCACTGGTGAGCCCACCTTTCTCAGTACCTGTGCAGAATGGTGCCCAGCCCCCCAGCAAG ATCATCCAGCTGACCCCAGTGCCTGTGAGCACACCCAGCGGCCTGGTGCCGCCCCTGAGCCCAGCCACACTCCCTGGACCCACTTCACAGCCTCAGAAGGTCCTGCTGCCCTCCTCTACCAG AATCACCTATGTGCAGTCAGCGGGCGGGCACGCGCTGCCCCTGGGTACCAGCCCTGCGTCCAGCCAGGCTGGAACAGTCACCTCGTACGGGCCCACGAGCTCTGTAGCTCTAGGCTTCACCTCGCTGGGGCCCAGCGGCCCCGCCTTCGTGCAGCCCCTGCTCTCAG cAGGCCAAGCCCCACTGCTGGCTCCCGGTCAGGTGGGCGTGTCGCCTGTGCCCAGTCCCCAGCTGCCGCCTGCCTGTGCAGCCCCCGGAGGTCCTGTCATAACGGCGTTTTACTCTGGCAGCCCTGCACCCACCTCCTCAGCACCCCTGGCCCAGCCGTCCCAGGCCCCCCCAAGCCTGGTCTACACTGTGGCCACCAGCACAACCCCACCTGCAGCCACCATTCTGCCCAAGGGCCCGCCAGCCCCTGCCACTGCCACCCCAGCCCCAACTAGCCCTTTCCCTAGTGCCACAG CAGGTTCCATGACCTACAGCTTAGTGGCCCCCAAGGCCCAGCGGCCCAGCCCGAAGGCCCCCCAGAAAGTGAAGGCAGCCATCGCCAGCATTCCCGTGGGGTCCTTTGAGGCAGGTGCCTCTGGGCGACCTGGCCCTGCACCCCGGCAGCCTCTGGAGCCTGGCCCAGTCCGAGAGCCAACTGCCCCAGAGTGTGAGCTTGAGGGGCAGCCCACACCACCAGCCCCTCCACCTGCCCCAGAGACCTGGACTCCCACAGCCCGGAGCAGCCCCCCACCGCCCCCGCCTGCTGAGGAGCGGACCAGCGCCAAGGGTCCTGAGACCATG GCCAGCAAATTCCCCAGCTCATCTTCAGACTGGCGGGTCCCTGGGCAGGGCCTGGAGAATCGTGGGGAGCCTCCCActcctcccagcccagccccagctccagccGTAGCCCCTGGTGGCAGCACCGAGAGCAGCAGTGGGCGGGCAGCCGGGGACACCCCCGAGCGCAAGGAGGCGGCTGGTACTGGCAAGAAGGTGAAGGTGCGGCCCCCGCCCCTGAAGAAGACCTTTGACTCTGTGGACAA CAGGGTCCTGTCGGAAGTGGACTTCGAAGAGCGCTTTGCTGAGCTGCCTGAGTTTCGGCCTGAGGAGGTGCTGCCCTCCCCCACCCTGCAGTCTCTGGCCACCTCACCCCGGGCCATCCTGGGCTCTTACCGCAAGAAGAGGAAGAACTCCACGG ACCTGGATTCAGCACCCGAGGACCCTACCTCGCCCAAGCGCAAGATGAGAAGACGCTCCAGCTGCAGCTCGGAGCCCAACACCCCCAAGAGTGCCAAGTGCGAGGGGGACATCTTCACCTTTGACCGTACAG GTACAGAAGCCGAGGACGTGCTTGGGGAGCTAGAGTATGAGAAGGTGCCGTACTCCTCCCTGCGGCGTACCCTAGACCAGCGCCGGGCCCTGGTCATGCAGCTCTTCCAGGACCATGGCTTCTTCCCGTCAG cccaggccacagccGCCTTCCAGGCCCGCTATGCAGACATCTTCCCCTCCAAGGTTTGTCTGCAGTTGAAGATCCGTGAGGTGCGCCAGAAGATCATGCAGGCAGCCACTCCCACCGAGCAGCCCCCTGGAGCTGAGCCTCCTCTCCCTGTACCGCCCCCCACTGGCACCGctgctgcccctgcccccactcccagccctgcGGGGGGCCCTGACCCCACCTCACCCAGCTCGGACTCTGGCACGGTCCAGGCTGCCCCGCCACTGCCTCCGCCCCCAGAGTCGGGGCCTGGACAGCCTGGCTGGGAGGGGGCTCCCCAgtcctctcccccacccccaggtccCTCCACAGCTGCCACAGGCAGGTGA